In Streptomyces sp. NBC_00704, a genomic segment contains:
- a CDS encoding SMI1/KNR4 family protein, protein MTTGRLGQQAAPPNAAYAGQVVHFPDPVRAARHPRGVRVDERGYPDFSPYARAVAEIADPPEGFGVDELRLTDYVSANAASAASGHELWDTVPAVATPHGWTWHHVAGSRRLELVPVEVKALLRHHGGVSTAVVDQSKRGTRPLQETRPAHFRLAKSGVAVTEQQVQGVEEDLGYRLPGAYRSFLKAAGGCAPVGAALDAELGLLVDQPFFTVRDEAAVNDLVYVNKCLRDHLTKDYLCVGFVQGGLLAVKVRGERAGSVWFCAYDDVRDVDPGWSPAERMERLLLSCGEDFDVFLSRLAGNPPELETVANLMVDGGFARAVAVSSVASAGAGE, encoded by the coding sequence ATGACTACAGGTCGGCTCGGGCAGCAGGCCGCGCCGCCGAACGCGGCCTATGCCGGGCAGGTCGTGCATTTCCCGGATCCGGTCCGGGCGGCACGGCACCCGAGGGGTGTGCGGGTGGACGAGCGGGGTTACCCGGATTTCTCGCCGTACGCGCGCGCGGTCGCGGAGATCGCGGATCCGCCGGAGGGTTTCGGCGTGGACGAGTTGCGGTTGACGGACTACGTGTCGGCGAACGCGGCGTCGGCGGCTTCGGGGCATGAGCTGTGGGACACGGTGCCGGCGGTGGCGACGCCGCACGGCTGGACGTGGCATCACGTGGCGGGTTCGCGGCGGCTGGAGCTGGTGCCGGTCGAGGTGAAGGCGTTGCTGCGGCATCACGGTGGGGTGTCGACGGCGGTGGTGGATCAGTCGAAGCGGGGGACGCGTCCGTTGCAGGAGACGCGTCCGGCGCATTTCCGGCTGGCGAAGTCGGGTGTGGCGGTGACGGAGCAGCAGGTGCAGGGGGTCGAGGAGGATCTGGGGTATCGGCTGCCGGGTGCGTACCGGTCGTTCCTGAAGGCGGCGGGCGGGTGTGCGCCGGTGGGTGCGGCCCTGGACGCGGAGCTGGGGTTGCTGGTGGACCAGCCGTTCTTCACGGTGCGTGACGAGGCTGCGGTCAATGACCTGGTGTATGTGAACAAGTGTCTGCGTGATCATCTGACGAAGGACTATCTGTGCGTCGGTTTCGTGCAGGGCGGGCTGCTGGCCGTGAAGGTGCGCGGGGAGCGGGCGGGTTCGGTGTGGTTCTGCGCGTACGACGACGTGCGGGACGTGGATCCGGGGTGGTCGCCGGCGGAGCGCATGGAGCGGCTGCTGCTGTCGTGCGGTGAGGACTTCGACGTGTTCCTGTCGCGGCTGGCCGGTAATCCGCCGGAGCTGGAGACGGTGGCGAATCTGATGGTGGACGGCGGGTTCGCGCGGGCGGTCGCGGTGTCGTCCGTGGCGTCCGCCGGTGCGGGGGAGTGA
- a CDS encoding YwqJ-related putative deaminase, producing the protein MNATQTGSPTGRSGDLHHHTTGDHHTAPTGDTHPATGDPRIGWSATETPHTPTLRHRRDGILPTVAAALSVRGTTLTGTAARGDQPPPLHPLVQDFLDTLPSARRDRFTGRCAEALLISRHIANADATRSRRAARRPMTNGEARKALKQAKLTTRHIREDGDPLHGSFATPCRACTDLSAHLGVRIVDPATD; encoded by the coding sequence ATGAACGCGACGCAGACGGGGTCACCCACCGGCAGGTCCGGCGACCTGCACCACCACACCACGGGCGACCACCACACCGCCCCCACCGGCGACACACACCCCGCCACCGGCGACCCCCGCATCGGCTGGTCCGCCACCGAAACCCCCCACACCCCCACCCTGCGCCACCGCCGCGACGGCATACTGCCCACCGTCGCCGCCGCCCTCTCCGTCCGCGGCACCACCCTCACCGGCACCGCCGCCCGCGGTGACCAGCCCCCGCCCCTGCACCCCCTCGTCCAGGACTTCCTCGACACCCTCCCCAGCGCCCGACGCGACCGCTTCACCGGCCGCTGCGCCGAAGCACTCCTCATCTCCCGCCACATCGCCAACGCCGACGCCACCCGCAGCAGACGCGCCGCCCGCCGCCCCATGACCAACGGCGAAGCCCGCAAAGCACTCAAACAAGCCAAACTCACCACCCGCCACATCCGCGAGGACGGCGACCCCCTCCACGGCAGCTTCGCCACCCCCTGCCGCGCCTGCACCGACCTCAGCGCCCACCTCGGCGTCCGCATCGTCGACCCCGCCACCGACTGA
- a CDS encoding SUKH-3 domain-containing protein, protein MHPDRTSTTRFPVPVDAALRAAGWQPGRWDIRQAEIWADTLRDHTSPAGHRHALFPAAVEAWAEFGGLTIAPTAPGRQIAATTLHLDPLHGLHLARTLADLGRALDTDVAPLGAETDTHSLLAIDAEGRVYALDHTGDWYLGPDIDQALGALVTGTEPTRLTAG, encoded by the coding sequence ATGCACCCCGACCGCACCTCCACCACGCGCTTCCCCGTACCCGTCGACGCCGCCCTGCGCGCCGCCGGCTGGCAACCCGGACGCTGGGACATCAGACAAGCCGAGATCTGGGCCGACACCCTCCGCGACCACACCTCACCCGCCGGACACCGCCACGCCCTCTTCCCCGCCGCCGTCGAAGCCTGGGCGGAATTCGGCGGACTCACCATCGCCCCCACCGCCCCCGGCCGCCAGATCGCCGCCACCACCCTCCACCTCGACCCCCTCCACGGCCTCCACCTCGCCCGCACCCTCGCCGACCTCGGCCGCGCCCTCGACACCGACGTCGCCCCCCTCGGCGCCGAGACCGACACCCACTCCCTCCTCGCCATCGACGCCGAAGGCCGCGTCTACGCCCTCGACCACACCGGCGACTGGTACCTCGGCCCCGACATCGACCAAGCCCTCGGCGCCCTCGTCACCGGCACCGAACCCACCCGCCTCACCGCAGGCTGA
- a CDS encoding sensor histidine kinase, producing MTTTGEEDTAARGGPLWWSRRRSAAFDWTLGFVSAVECAVEGVPFAQDAGIPAAVGVVFGALAGSVLVVRRKWPIAVVLVAIAITPAQMGFLMGIVGLYTLAASELPRRIIGSLAGMQLVGTLIVTFVQVRQSMNRGSLTLGDWFVPFAAITTSLGLTAPPLLLGMYVGARRRLMESLRERADSLERELQLLAERAEERAEWARGEERTRIAREMHDVVAHRVSLMVVHAAALQAVARKDPEKAVRNAVLVGDMGRQALTELREMLGVLRSDGAGVRAASVRSVTVAPAVVEEGEGPCLEELEELVGQSAAAGMVVELSVEGEVRAYAPEVEQTAYRVVQEALTNVHKHAAGAKTRVRLAHRVAEIAMQVENGAPPEAGSASSAGLPSGGNGLVGMRERVLALGGVFVSGPTDAGGFRVSAVIPAS from the coding sequence ATGACCACGACGGGGGAAGAGGACACGGCGGCCCGGGGAGGGCCGTTGTGGTGGAGCAGACGGCGTAGCGCGGCGTTCGACTGGACCCTGGGGTTCGTGTCCGCCGTGGAGTGTGCGGTGGAGGGGGTTCCGTTCGCGCAGGACGCCGGGATCCCGGCGGCCGTGGGGGTCGTGTTCGGGGCGCTGGCCGGTTCGGTGCTGGTGGTGCGGCGGAAGTGGCCGATCGCGGTGGTGCTGGTGGCGATCGCGATCACGCCGGCGCAGATGGGCTTCCTGATGGGGATCGTGGGCCTGTACACGCTCGCCGCGTCGGAGCTGCCCCGGCGGATCATCGGTTCGCTGGCGGGGATGCAGTTGGTGGGGACGTTGATCGTGACGTTCGTCCAGGTGCGGCAGAGCATGAATCGCGGGTCGTTGACGCTGGGGGACTGGTTCGTCCCGTTCGCGGCGATCACGACGTCGTTGGGGTTGACGGCTCCGCCGTTGCTGCTGGGGATGTATGTGGGGGCGCGGCGGCGGCTGATGGAGAGTCTGCGGGAGCGGGCGGACTCGTTGGAGCGGGAGTTGCAGTTGCTCGCGGAGCGTGCGGAGGAGCGGGCCGAGTGGGCGCGGGGCGAGGAGCGGACGCGGATCGCGCGGGAGATGCACGACGTGGTGGCTCATCGGGTGAGTCTGATGGTGGTGCATGCGGCGGCGTTGCAGGCGGTGGCGCGGAAGGATCCGGAGAAGGCGGTGCGCAATGCCGTGCTGGTGGGGGACATGGGGCGGCAGGCGTTGACGGAGTTGCGGGAGATGCTGGGGGTGCTGCGCAGTGACGGGGCGGGGGTGCGGGCGGCGTCGGTGCGGTCGGTGACGGTGGCGCCGGCGGTGGTGGAGGAGGGGGAGGGGCCTTGTCTGGAGGAGTTGGAGGAGTTGGTGGGGCAGTCGGCGGCTGCGGGGATGGTGGTGGAGTTGTCGGTGGAGGGTGAGGTGCGGGCGTATGCGCCGGAGGTGGAGCAGACGGCGTACCGGGTGGTGCAGGAGGCGTTGACGAACGTGCACAAGCATGCGGCGGGGGCGAAGACGCGGGTGCGGTTGGCGCATCGGGTGGCGGAGATCGCGATGCAGGTGGAGAACGGTGCGCCGCCGGAGGCGGGTTCGGCGTCGTCGGCGGGGTTGCCGTCGGGGGGGAACGGGTTGGTGGGGATGCGGGAGCGGGTGCTGGCGCTGGGCGGGGTGTTCGTGTCGGGGCCGACGGATGCGGGGGGTTTCCGGGTGTCGGCGGTGATTCCGGCGTCGTGA
- the glmU gene encoding bifunctional UDP-N-acetylglucosamine diphosphorylase/glucosamine-1-phosphate N-acetyltransferase GlmU: MSAIRPAAVVVLAAGEGTRMKSAIPKVLHEISGRSLVGHVLAAARELDPENLVVVVGHAREKVTAHLAEIDPAVRTAVQEEQNGTGHAVRMGLEQLGGGVDGTVVVVCGDTPLLTGATLAQLAATHQADGNAVTVLTAEVPDATGYGRIVRDEASGAVTGIVEHKDASEAVRAIREINSGVFAFDGRLLADALKKVRTDNSQGEEYLTDVLGILREAGHRVGASVAGDHREIAGINNRVQLSEARRILNDRLLTAAMLSGVTVVDPASTWVDVTVTFEQDAVVLPGTQLHGSTHLGEGAEVGPNCRLTDTEVGAGARVDNTVAYSSRIGAGASVGPFAYLRPGTRLGAKGKIGTYVETKNASIGEGTKIPHLSYVGDATIGEYSNIGAASVFVNYDGQDKHHTTVGSHCRTGSDNMFVAPVTVGDGAYTAAGSVITKDVPPGSLAVARGQQRNIEGWVARKRPGSAAAKAAEAASRQVDGEG; this comes from the coding sequence GTGAGCGCCATTCGCCCGGCAGCCGTCGTCGTACTCGCAGCGGGTGAGGGCACCCGTATGAAGTCGGCCATACCGAAGGTCCTGCACGAGATCAGCGGCCGCAGTCTCGTGGGCCATGTGCTGGCCGCCGCCCGCGAGCTGGACCCGGAGAACCTGGTCGTCGTCGTCGGGCACGCCCGCGAGAAGGTCACCGCGCACCTCGCCGAGATCGACCCCGCCGTGCGCACCGCCGTGCAGGAGGAGCAGAACGGCACCGGTCACGCCGTGCGCATGGGGCTGGAGCAGCTCGGTGGCGGCGTGGACGGCACGGTGGTGGTCGTCTGCGGTGACACTCCGCTGCTCACCGGGGCGACGCTGGCGCAGCTGGCGGCGACGCATCAGGCGGACGGGAACGCGGTGACGGTGCTGACGGCCGAGGTGCCGGACGCGACGGGTTACGGGCGGATCGTGCGGGACGAGGCGTCGGGTGCGGTCACGGGGATCGTGGAGCACAAGGACGCGTCGGAGGCGGTGCGGGCGATCCGGGAGATCAATTCCGGGGTGTTCGCGTTCGACGGGCGGTTGCTGGCGGACGCGTTGAAGAAGGTGCGGACGGACAACAGTCAGGGTGAGGAGTATCTGACGGACGTCCTCGGGATCCTGCGGGAGGCGGGTCACCGGGTGGGTGCGTCGGTCGCGGGCGACCATCGTGAGATCGCGGGCATCAACAACCGGGTGCAGTTGAGCGAGGCGCGTCGGATCCTGAACGACCGGTTGCTGACGGCGGCGATGCTGTCGGGTGTGACGGTGGTGGATCCGGCGTCGACGTGGGTGGACGTGACGGTGACGTTCGAGCAGGACGCGGTGGTGCTCCCGGGTACGCAGTTGCACGGGTCGACGCATCTGGGCGAGGGCGCGGAGGTGGGTCCGAACTGCCGGCTGACGGACACGGAGGTCGGTGCGGGGGCGCGGGTGGACAACACGGTGGCGTACAGCTCGCGGATCGGTGCGGGGGCGTCGGTGGGGCCGTTCGCGTATCTGCGGCCGGGTACGCGTCTGGGGGCGAAGGGCAAGATCGGCACGTACGTGGAGACGAAGAACGCGTCGATCGGCGAGGGGACGAAGATCCCGCATCTGTCGTATGTGGGGGACGCGACGATCGGTGAGTACTCGAACATCGGCGCTGCGAGTGTGTTCGTGAACTACGACGGACAGGACAAGCATCACACCACCGTCGGGTCGCATTGCCGGACGGGTTCGGACAACATGTTTGTGGCGCCTGTCACGGTCGGGGACGGTGCGTACACCGCCGCCGGTTCTGTGATCACGAAGGATGTGCCGCCCGGTTCTTTGGCTGTGGCCCGGGGCCAGCAGCGGAATATCGAGGGTTGGGTGGCTCGTAAGCGTCCGGGCAGTGCGGCGGCGAAGGCCGCCGAGGCGGCGTCGCGGCAGGTGGACGGCGAGGGCTGA
- a CDS encoding ribose-phosphate diphosphokinase, with amino-acid sequence MTGIKTTGEKKMMFFSGRAHPELAEEVAHQLGVGVVPTKAFDFANGEIYVRYQESARGADCFLIQSHTAPINKWIMEQLIMIDALKRASARSITVIVPFYGYARQDKKHRGREPISARLIADLMKTAGAHRILTVDLHTDQIQGFFDGPVDHLFALPLLADYVGSKVDRDKLTVVSPDAGRVRVADRWCDRLGAPLAIVHKRRDKDVANQVTVHEVVGEVKGRVCVLVDDMIDTGGTICAAADALFAHGAEDVIVTATHGVLSGPAADRLKNSKVSEFIFTNTLPTPGELEVDKITVLSIAPTIANAVREVFEDGSVTSLFDEQ; translated from the coding sequence GTGACCGGGATCAAGACGACCGGCGAGAAGAAGATGATGTTCTTCTCCGGCCGCGCCCACCCCGAGCTTGCCGAGGAGGTCGCCCACCAGCTGGGTGTCGGGGTCGTCCCGACGAAGGCCTTCGATTTCGCCAATGGTGAGATCTATGTGCGGTATCAGGAGTCGGCGCGTGGCGCGGACTGCTTCCTGATCCAGAGCCACACGGCTCCGATCAACAAGTGGATCATGGAGCAGTTGATCATGATCGACGCGTTGAAGCGTGCGTCGGCCCGTTCGATCACCGTGATCGTGCCGTTCTACGGGTACGCGCGGCAGGACAAGAAGCACCGTGGGCGGGAGCCGATCTCGGCCCGTCTGATCGCGGACCTGATGAAGACGGCCGGTGCGCACCGGATCCTGACGGTGGATCTGCACACGGACCAGATCCAGGGCTTCTTCGACGGTCCGGTGGACCACCTGTTCGCGCTACCGCTGCTCGCGGACTACGTGGGCAGCAAGGTGGACCGCGACAAGCTGACCGTGGTGTCGCCGGACGCGGGCCGGGTGCGCGTGGCGGACCGCTGGTGCGACCGGCTGGGCGCGCCGCTGGCGATCGTGCACAAGCGGCGTGACAAGGATGTGGCGAACCAGGTGACGGTCCACGAGGTCGTGGGCGAGGTCAAGGGCCGGGTCTGTGTGCTCGTGGACGACATGATCGACACGGGTGGCACGATCTGCGCGGCGGCGGACGCGCTGTTCGCGCACGGTGCGGAGGACGTCATCGTGACGGCGACGCACGGTGTGCTGTCGGGTCCGGCGGCGGACCGGCTGAAGAACTCGAAGGTGAGTGAGTTCATCTTCACGAACACGCTGCCGACGCCGGGTGAGCTGGAGGTCGACAAGATCACGGTGCTGTCGATCGCGCCGACGATCGCGAACGCGGTGCGTGAGGTGTTCGAGGACGGTTCGGTGACGAGCCTGTTCGACGAGCAGTGA
- a CDS encoding 50S ribosomal protein L25/general stress protein Ctc produces MAEVKLAAETRTEFGKGAARRIRRASKVPAVVYGHGAEPMHITLPGHELQLALRTPNVLLSLELEGKTQLAIPKAVQRDAIKGFLDHVDLLLVRSGEKVNVEVYVHTEGDLAPGAYLLEHVLSTLTVEAEATHIPESVTVSIEGLEAGASILAKDIPLPKGTTLAIDEDAVVLQVLAAQAEEAPAESEGESAEA; encoded by the coding sequence ATGGCCGAGGTCAAGCTCGCAGCCGAGACCCGCACCGAGTTCGGCAAGGGCGCCGCCCGCCGTATCCGTCGTGCCAGCAAGGTTCCCGCCGTGGTCTACGGTCACGGTGCCGAGCCGATGCACATCACGCTTCCGGGTCACGAGCTCCAGCTCGCGCTGCGCACCCCGAACGTCCTGCTGAGCCTGGAGCTCGAGGGCAAGACGCAGCTGGCCATCCCGAAGGCCGTGCAGCGTGACGCGATCAAGGGCTTCCTGGACCACGTCGACCTGCTGCTCGTCCGCAGCGGCGAGAAGGTCAACGTCGAGGTCTACGTGCACACCGAGGGCGACCTGGCGCCGGGCGCCTACCTGCTCGAGCACGTGCTGAGCACGCTGACCGTCGAGGCCGAGGCCACGCACATCCCGGAGTCGGTCACGGTCTCCATCGAGGGCCTGGAGGCCGGCGCCTCCATCCTCGCGAAGGACATCCCGCTGCCCAAGGGCACGACGCTGGCGATCGACGAGGACGCGGTCGTCCTCCAGGTGCTGGCCGCCCAGGCGGAGGAGGCCCCGGCCGAGTCCGAGGGCGAGAGCGCCGAGGCCTGA
- the pth gene encoding aminoacyl-tRNA hydrolase codes for MDVTTDASAPWLIVGLGNPGPEYAMNRHNVGFMVADLLAGRMGGRFKRAGKAQAQVVEGRVGPPGSGSRRVVLAKPMSFMNLSGGPVNALRDFYKVPLGNVVAVHDELDIDYGVLRLKLGGGDNGHNGLKSMTKAMGAEYHRVRFGIGRPPGRMQVADFVLKDFGSAERKELDYFVDRAADAVEALVLEGLERAQGTYNS; via the coding sequence GTGGACGTGACGACCGATGCCAGTGCGCCCTGGCTGATCGTGGGGCTGGGCAATCCGGGTCCGGAGTACGCGATGAACCGGCACAACGTCGGTTTCATGGTGGCCGATCTGTTGGCCGGGCGGATGGGCGGCCGGTTCAAGCGGGCGGGCAAGGCGCAGGCGCAGGTGGTGGAGGGGCGGGTGGGTCCGCCGGGGTCGGGGAGTCGCCGGGTGGTGCTGGCGAAGCCGATGTCGTTCATGAACCTGTCGGGTGGTCCGGTGAACGCGTTGCGGGACTTCTACAAGGTGCCGTTGGGGAACGTGGTGGCGGTGCACGACGAGCTGGACATCGATTACGGGGTGCTGCGGTTGAAGCTGGGCGGCGGGGACAACGGGCACAACGGTCTGAAGTCGATGACGAAGGCGATGGGTGCGGAGTATCACCGGGTGCGGTTCGGGATCGGCCGGCCGCCGGGGCGGATGCAGGTGGCGGATTTCGTGCTGAAGGATTTCGGGTCGGCGGAGCGCAAGGAGCTGGACTACTTCGTGGACCGGGCGGCGGATGCGGTGGAGGCGTTGGTGCTGGAGGGGTTGGAGCGGGCGCAGGGCACGTACAACTCGTGA